A stretch of Oncorhynchus mykiss isolate Arlee chromosome 14, USDA_OmykA_1.1, whole genome shotgun sequence DNA encodes these proteins:
- the chrna9 gene encoding neuronal acetylcholine receptor subunit alpha-9-II precursor, producing the protein MRKMVPVVCFATMLLQVAHSAQGRYAQQLLTDLMENYSNALRPVEDTDKALNVTLQITLSQIKDMDERNQVLIAYLWIRQTWHDAYLRWNKEDYDGLEVIRIPSSLVWRPDLVLYNKADDDFSGPLDTNVVLRYNGEITWDAPAITKSSCVVDVSYFPFDSQECNLTFGSWTYNGNQVDIAMGMDSGDLSDFVENVEWECHGMPATKNVIMYGCCSDPYPDITYTVLLQRRSSFYIFNLLLPCFLISFLAPLGFYLPADSGEKVSLGVTVLLALTVFQLMVAESMPPSESVPLIGKYYIATMTMITASTALTIFIMNIHFCGAEAKPVPHWAKVLIIDYMSKIFFVYEVGENCATATSSSSSSSSSSHFGQDDVHQPNFSSHRQANGKPGGNSGRENQYRHKNPRPQTPGPQRHPKPRHQHHITRDEKNHLSSSKYEGFESNRNLPLGDCCKEAPPCCPEDEKTAVVAAAVASVTFGPCVFCSHGSSLPGVDSKLVRNVEYIANCFREQRATCAKGAEWKRVAKVMDRFFMWIFFIMVFLMSILIIGKAP; encoded by the exons ATGCGGAAGATGGTTCCAGTTGTGTGCTTTGCGAcgatgttgctccagg TGGCTCACTCGGCTCAGGGCCGGTACGCTCAACAGCTGCTCACCGACCTGATGGAGAACTACTCAAACGCCCTGCGGCCGGTGGAGGACACAGACAAAGCCCTGAACGTCACCCTGCAGATCACTCTCTCCCAGATCAAAGACATG GATGAGAGGAACCAGGTATTGATAGCGTACCTGTGGATCCGTCAGACGTGGCACGATGCCTACCTGAGGTGGAACAAGGAGGACTACGATGGCCTGGAGGTCATACGGATCCCCAGCAGCCTGGTGTGGAGGCCTGACCTCGTCCTCTATAACAA GGCGGATGATGACTTCTCAGGGCCGCTAGACACGAACGTGGTGCTGCGCTATAATGGGGAGATTACATGGGATGCTCCGGCCATCACCAAGAGCTCCTGTGTGGTGGACGTGTCCTACTTTCCCTTCGACAGCCAGGAGTGCAACCTCACCTTCGGCTCCTGGACATACAACGGCAACCAG GTTGACATAGCCATGGGCATGGACAGCGGGGACCTGTCTGATTTCGTGGAGAACGTTGAATGGGAATGCCACGGCATGCCGGCCACCAAGAACGTCATTATGTACGGCTGCTGCTCCGACCCCTACCCTGACATCACCTACACCGTCCTGCTCCAGCGCCGCTCCTCCTTCTACATCTTTAACCTTCTCCTGCCTTGCTTCCTCATCTCCTTCCTGGCTCCGCTGGGCTTCTACCTGCCGGCTGACTCTGGGGAGAAGGTGTCCTTGGGGGTCACCGTGTTGCTGGCCCTGACTGTCTTCCAGCTCATGGTGGCCGAGAGTATGCCGCCGTCTGAGAGTGTGCCACTTATTG GAAAGTACTACATCGCTACCATGACGATGATCACAGCCTCCACGGCTCTCACCATCTTCATCATGAACATCCACTTCTGTGGGGCCGAGGCCAAACCCGTCCCCCACTGGGCCAAAGTCCTCATCATCGACTACATGTCCAAGATCTTCTTTGTCTACGAGGTGGGAGAGAACTGTGCCACtgccacctcttcctcctcctcctcctcttcctcatcacatTTTGGCCAGGACGATGTCCACCAACCCAACTTCAGCAGCCACCGCCAGGCCAATGGGAAGCCGGGGGGCAACAGCGGGCGAGAGAACCAGTACCGCCACAAAAACCCCAGACCCCAGACTCCTGGACCTCAACGTCACCCCAAGCCCCGACACCAACACCACATCACCAGAGACGAGAAGAACCATCTCTCCAGCTCCAAATACGAGGGCTTTGAGTCCAACAGGAACCTCCCCCTGGGGGACTGCTGCAAGGAGGCTCCTCCCTGCTGTCCGGAGGATGAAAAGACAGCCGTGGTCGCTGCTGCGGTGGCCTCAGTAACCTTTGGCCCCTGTGTGTTCTGTAGTCACGGCAGCAGCTTACCCGGGGTGGACTCCAAGCTGGTGCGGAACGTGGAGTACATTGCCAACTGCTTCCGGGAGCAGAGGGCCACCTGCGCCAAGGGGGCGGAGTGGAAGAGGGTTGCCAAGGTGATGGACAGGTTCTTCATGTGGATCTTTTTCATTATGGTCTTCCTCATGAGCATTCTGATCATCGGCAAGGCACCATGA